The Brassica napus cultivar Da-Ae chromosome C1, Da-Ae, whole genome shotgun sequence DNA segment TATTTATGATTAtgtataaaaaatgtattttacaaGTAGAAAGAGAATATATgatccttttttttcttgtcctTGGTCTTTATTTTATAATCCCTAAAGAGTCAATCGTGGTTAAGTAACTGATTTCAAAAGGATTTTAAAACAATCTCATAGACTAAAAGAATCTATAGCTAGCAGAGATGGAATCTAAACAAAGTCTATATAGGTAAACTCAGAGCAAAACGATTGCTAATCCAACAAATGCCAAAACCCCAATCCGACTAGTCAAAGAAGAAGCAGAACCATTTGCAGGAGGAACAGCTTGAGCTTCCAAAAGAGCAGGAGAGGGTGCCGGAGAAGGAGCAGATCCCCCAGTGAAGAAACCACCACGAGATGACATGGCAACAATGTGAAGCTTCTCGCCTTGGACACAGTTGCTCTTAAAGCcactgatgaagaagaaaggtCCAGATCTCTCTAGCTTCACCTTAGTGTCTCCGTTGCTGTAACTGGCTGCTGGGTTTGTGGTGTTGCAGTTAATGTACGCCTTTTTGTCAGTTGCAGAACCGAATCCTTTTC contains these protein-coding regions:
- the LOC106374380 gene encoding LOW QUALITY PROTEIN: early nodulin-like protein 3 (The sequence of the model RefSeq protein was modified relative to this genomic sequence to represent the inferred CDS: inserted 1 base in 1 codon; deleted 1 base in 1 codon), with product MAKITLVDTPRLLSFFLLLLADLCCKEILVGGKHTAWKIPSSPSDSLSKWAESLRFHVGDSFVWKYDGEKDSVLQLTKXAYINCNTTNPAASYSNGDTKVKLERSGPFFFISGFKSNCVQGEKLHIVAMSSRGGFFTGGSAPSPAPSPALLEAQAVPPANGSASSLTSRIGVLAFVGLAIVLL